Proteins from a genomic interval of Nostoc sp. TCL240-02:
- a CDS encoding PAS domain S-box protein, with protein MSNVDKINSRLTDELAVLRQRVAELEQAEIFYQQRQVELEEQLRKLAISAQRSHISVLEYEIECHLEQEKSTGFNVTTDVAVTLQQLQQEILQRQQLEVILKNSEERLRLALDVSQMGLWDWNILTNQVIWSENYELLFGLLPSSFDGPYETFQKCVYPEDKQSVMQRISQALAQKTDYNDEFRIIRSDQSVHWISAKGKFVYDECGQAVRMIGVCMETTVCKQAEESTRELTTQVQEQANVLNAILTASVDHIYIFDRRGCYQYVSRDAATILGFKPQNLVGKTLQELDLPTELVEQVDNQLKAVIKTGQPIKDECKYVTADGVHYYEYILTPLRNLNQSIEGVITVSRDITEHKRAEKSLRESEARFRRLFESNLIGVAFWNVDGFVIDANDAFLQLAGYTREEFAILGKVNWRELTPIEYKYLDDRAILEVQTTGVSKIYEKEYIHHNGKRVPIVLGIALLNDSQEHGVAFVLDITDRKLAEKECDRLLQCERTARQEAEIANQIKDEFLAVLSHELRTPLNPILGWSKMLRTRKFDEQTTHRALETIERNAKLQTQLIEDLLDVSRILQGKLNLNICPVNLVMVVEAALETVRLAAEAKSIEIQTIFDASLGQVMGDPNRLQQVVWNLLSNAVKFTPTGGRVGIRLMEASNQIQIQVSDTGKGINPDFLPFVFDYFRQADGTTTRTFGGLGLGLAIVRKVVEMHGGKVQAESPGEGSGATFTVELPLLVRSEQVRYEENESLDSQPESSLLSNTQVLVVDDEPDIRDLVSFILQDYGVQVTAVSSALEALQALSESIPDVLISDIGMPKTDGYMLMREVRSRSPQQGGHVPAIALTAYAGEMNQQQALAAGFQMHISKPVDPDVLVKAIVDLIQ; from the coding sequence ATGTCAAATGTTGATAAAATTAATTCTAGACTTACTGATGAATTAGCAGTTTTACGGCAGCGTGTAGCTGAGTTAGAGCAAGCAGAAATATTTTATCAGCAAAGGCAAGTAGAACTAGAAGAACAATTAAGAAAACTGGCAATATCGGCACAACGTTCGCATATTTCAGTTTTAGAATATGAGATTGAATGCCATCTGGAGCAGGAGAAGTCTACAGGCTTTAATGTAACAACAGATGTGGCAGTGACTTTACAGCAACTCCAACAAGAAATTTTACAGCGACAACAGCTAGAAGTAATTCTGAAAAATAGTGAAGAACGGCTGAGGCTAGCTCTGGATGTTTCTCAGATGGGCTTATGGGATTGGAATATTTTAACCAATCAAGTCATCTGGTCTGAAAATTATGAACTGCTTTTTGGTCTACTTCCAAGTAGTTTTGATGGCCCTTATGAAACTTTTCAGAAGTGCGTTTATCCTGAAGACAAGCAATCTGTAATGCAAAGGATTAGCCAGGCTTTGGCACAAAAAACTGACTACAACGATGAATTTCGGATAATTCGCTCAGACCAAAGTGTACATTGGATTTCTGCCAAGGGAAAATTTGTCTATGACGAGTGTGGACAAGCGGTGCGAATGATCGGCGTTTGTATGGAAACTACTGTATGCAAACAGGCAGAAGAAAGTACTCGCGAACTAACCACACAAGTCCAAGAACAGGCAAATGTTTTAAATGCCATCCTCACCGCCTCAGTCGATCACATTTATATCTTTGATCGCAGAGGTTGCTATCAGTATGTTAGTCGTGATGCAGCTACTATATTAGGTTTTAAACCCCAGAATCTTGTCGGAAAAACTTTGCAAGAACTGGATTTACCCACAGAACTTGTAGAACAGGTAGACAATCAACTAAAAGCTGTGATTAAAACTGGGCAGCCCATCAAGGATGAGTGCAAATATGTAACTGCCGATGGAGTCCATTATTATGAATACATTCTCACACCATTACGGAATTTAAACCAAAGTATTGAAGGCGTAATTACTGTTTCTCGTGATATTACCGAACACAAACGGGCAGAAAAATCATTACGCGAAAGTGAAGCTCGATTTCGGCGTTTGTTTGAGTCTAACCTAATCGGGGTTGCTTTTTGGAATGTGGATGGCTTCGTTATTGATGCCAATGATGCCTTTCTTCAACTAGCTGGTTACACTCGTGAGGAGTTTGCTATTTTAGGTAAAGTTAATTGGCGAGAACTCACTCCTATTGAATACAAGTATTTAGACGATCGCGCCATTTTAGAGGTGCAAACCACTGGAGTTTCCAAAATTTACGAGAAAGAGTACATCCACCACAACGGTAAGCGAGTCCCAATTGTTTTGGGGATAGCCTTGCTGAATGACTCCCAAGAACATGGTGTTGCTTTTGTACTAGATATTACCGATCGCAAATTGGCTGAAAAAGAATGCGATCGCCTCCTCCAATGCGAAAGAACAGCACGCCAAGAAGCAGAGATCGCCAACCAAATTAAAGATGAGTTTCTGGCGGTTCTCTCCCATGAACTGCGAACCCCACTCAACCCTATCCTGGGATGGTCGAAAATGTTACGGACTCGCAAGTTTGATGAACAAACCACTCATCGCGCCTTGGAAACTATTGAACGCAACGCCAAGTTACAAACCCAACTAATTGAAGATTTGTTGGATGTGTCTCGCATCCTCCAAGGAAAATTAAACTTAAATATCTGTCCAGTGAACTTGGTAATGGTAGTTGAAGCAGCACTAGAAACGGTACGGCTAGCAGCAGAAGCTAAATCAATTGAAATTCAGACCATATTTGATGCCAGTTTAGGGCAAGTAATGGGCGATCCAAATCGGCTCCAGCAAGTTGTGTGGAATCTACTTTCTAATGCGGTAAAATTTACACCAACCGGAGGACGGGTAGGAATTCGACTCATGGAAGCTAGTAATCAGATTCAAATTCAAGTCAGCGATACAGGTAAGGGAATTAACCCAGACTTTTTGCCATTCGTGTTTGATTACTTTCGCCAAGCTGATGGCACAACTACACGCACATTTGGCGGACTAGGTTTAGGATTAGCGATCGTGCGTAAGGTTGTAGAAATGCATGGGGGAAAAGTTCAAGCCGAAAGTCCTGGAGAAGGATCGGGTGCAACCTTTACTGTTGAACTACCGCTTTTGGTGAGAAGTGAACAAGTTCGGTATGAAGAGAATGAGTCTTTAGATTCTCAGCCTGAATCTTCACTCCTTTCGAATACTCAAGTTTTAGTGGTAGACGATGAACCAGATATCCGCGACTTAGTGAGCTTCATTTTGCAAGACTACGGTGTACAAGTAACCGCAGTATCCTCAGCACTGGAGGCATTACAAGCGCTGTCTGAGTCGATACCAGATGTTTTAATCAGTGATATTGGAATGCCAAAGACAGACGGTTATATGCTGATGCGGGAAGTGCGATCGCGATCGCCGCAACAAGGAGGACACGTACCAGCGATCGCTCTAACAGCTTATGCAGGCGAAATGAATCAGCAGCAAGCACTAGCAGCCGGATTTCAAATGCATATTTCTAAACCAGTAGATCCAGATGTATTGGTAAAAGCGATCGTTGATTTGATCCAGTAG
- the arfB gene encoding alternative ribosome rescue aminoacyl-tRNA hydrolase ArfB, which translates to MLQISNKVIIPQSDIEISAIRSQGAGGQNVNKVSTAIHLRFDIVASSLPDYYKEQLLKLNDRRITQEGVVVIKAQEHRSQENNRESALKRLQELIQSAVVVTIKRKPTKPTRSSQRKRLDYKTKRGQVKSNRGQVTEF; encoded by the coding sequence ATGCTGCAAATTTCCAACAAAGTTATAATCCCCCAGAGTGATATTGAAATTAGTGCGATTCGTTCGCAAGGAGCAGGAGGCCAGAATGTAAATAAGGTTTCCACAGCAATTCACTTACGCTTCGATATTGTCGCTTCATCATTACCAGATTATTATAAAGAACAGCTTTTAAAGCTGAACGATAGACGCATTACCCAGGAAGGAGTTGTTGTCATCAAAGCGCAGGAACACCGAAGCCAAGAAAACAATCGGGAATCAGCTTTGAAACGACTTCAAGAACTCATTCAAAGTGCAGTTGTCGTGACGATAAAACGCAAACCCACGAAACCAACTCGCAGTTCTCAAAGAAAGCGCCTTGACTACAAAACTAAGCGCGGACAGGTTAAATCTAACAGAGGACAAGTGACAGAATTTTAG
- a CDS encoding GTPase family protein, whose product MIEQRDADSPTTDSQQLSEPTDGATTKSVDNSWTNRIGGVWNTATTRLTKLLPVEQLAQTVVEWFSVSETQVAEILEKIRAELPTTEALLIGKPQAGKSSIVRGLTGVSAEIIGQGFRPHTQHTQRYAYPSNDLPLLVFTDTVGLGDVNQDTQTIIQELVGDLQKETGSARILLLTVKINDFATDTLRQIAQKLRQQYPNIPCLLVVTCLHEVYPADIVDHPAYPPDYQEVNRAFAAMQQAFAGITDRSVLIDFTLEEDGYDPVFYGLEALRDSLAELLPQAEAQAIYQLLDREEAGKQLGNLYRDAARRYILPFAIMSATLAAVPLPFATMPVLTALQVSMVGLLGKLYGQTITPSQAGGVVSAIAGGFLAQAIARELIKFIPGFGSAIAASWAAAYTWALGEAACVYFGDLMGGKKPDPQRIQLVMQEAFQAAQERFKGIKR is encoded by the coding sequence ATGATTGAGCAACGTGATGCTGACTCACCAACAACTGATTCTCAGCAATTGAGTGAACCGACCGATGGAGCAACTACCAAGTCGGTCGATAATTCTTGGACAAACCGCATTGGTGGTGTCTGGAACACAGCAACAACACGTTTAACCAAACTCCTACCTGTAGAACAACTGGCACAAACTGTTGTTGAATGGTTTAGCGTCAGTGAAACTCAGGTTGCGGAGATTTTAGAGAAAATCCGAGCCGAACTGCCAACCACAGAAGCACTGCTGATTGGTAAACCCCAAGCCGGGAAAAGTTCAATTGTGCGGGGATTAACAGGAGTTTCGGCTGAGATTATTGGTCAGGGTTTTCGTCCTCACACGCAACACACGCAACGCTATGCCTATCCTTCCAATGACCTGCCGCTATTAGTTTTTACTGATACGGTGGGACTAGGTGATGTCAACCAAGATACCCAAACAATCATTCAAGAGTTAGTTGGCGATTTACAAAAGGAAACTGGTTCCGCCAGAATCCTTCTGTTGACGGTCAAAATCAACGATTTTGCAACTGATACACTCCGACAAATTGCTCAAAAGTTACGCCAGCAGTATCCAAATATTCCCTGTCTGCTAGTAGTTACTTGCTTGCATGAGGTTTATCCTGCTGATATTGTCGATCATCCTGCCTATCCGCCAGATTATCAAGAAGTCAACCGCGCATTTGCGGCAATGCAGCAAGCCTTCGCCGGGATAACTGACCGCTCTGTATTAATTGACTTTACCCTAGAAGAAGATGGCTACGATCCGGTATTTTATGGCTTAGAAGCACTGCGAGATTCTTTGGCAGAACTTCTCCCACAAGCAGAAGCGCAGGCGATTTATCAGCTATTAGATCGAGAAGAAGCTGGTAAGCAACTTGGCAACCTTTATAGAGATGCAGCACGCCGTTATATTTTGCCATTTGCAATTATGTCTGCAACTCTTGCGGCTGTACCTCTGCCTTTTGCCACAATGCCTGTACTAACTGCCTTGCAAGTATCAATGGTGGGTCTGTTGGGTAAATTATATGGACAGACAATTACACCATCACAGGCGGGGGGTGTTGTCAGTGCGATCGCAGGTGGTTTCTTAGCACAGGCAATTGCACGGGAATTAATTAAGTTTATACCAGGTTTTGGGAGCGCGATCGCAGCGTCTTGGGCAGCCGCCTACACCTGGGCACTAGGGGAAGCAGCCTGCGTTTATTTTGGTGATTTAATGGGAGGTAAGAAACCCGATCCCCAAAGAATTCAGTTAGTAATGCAAGAAGCGTTTCAGGCGGCGCAAGAACGGTTTAAGGGAATTAAACGTTAA
- a CDS encoding RNA-binding S4 domain-containing protein → MKKIRDNTIKLNQYLKLMGIVPTGGQAKLMIQGGDVQVNGMQETRRGRRLVPGDKVTIEGKTLEVNLDNNEDQHIVIDFPEQTE, encoded by the coding sequence ATGAAGAAAATCCGAGATAACACAATTAAGTTAAACCAATATTTAAAGTTGATGGGTATAGTGCCAACTGGAGGACAAGCCAAGCTAATGATTCAAGGTGGCGATGTCCAAGTAAACGGTATGCAAGAAACCCGACGAGGGCGGAGGCTAGTACCGGGTGATAAAGTGACAATAGAAGGAAAGACTTTAGAAGTGAATTTGGATAACAATGAAGACCAACATATAGTAATAGATTTTCCCGAACAAACCGAGTAA